Below is a window of Moraxella nasibovis DNA.
TTGGCTTGGGTGTGGCTTTGCGCCACGCCCTGCCCAAGATAATACATCACGCCCAAATTAAATTGCGCTCTGGCATAGCCTTGCTCGGCGGATTTTTTTAGCCATGCGAACGCCTGCGCATCATCCTTGGGCACGCCTCTACCCCATCTGTACATCTGCGAAAGATTGAACTGACCCTCCCAGTAGCCTTGCTCGGCGGATTGTTGATACCAAGCCACCGCCATCTCATCGTCTTTGCTTGTGCCACGAGCGTTGGCATACATGAGCCCAAGGTTATTTTGGGCTTGGGCAAGTCCATTTTCTGCGGCTGCCTTGAACCACTCGAACGCCTTGTTATCATCCTGAGGCACACCCTGACCATCACGATACATCACACCCAGATTGTATTTGGCAGCAGCATAGTCCTGCTCGGCGGCCTTGACATACCAGTCATAAGCCTTGGCATAATCTTGGCGCACACCCTTGCCCAGTCGATACATCTGCGCCAGATTAAACTGCGCCATCAAATGCCCTTCCTCAGCAAGCCGCTGCATCCAATAAAATTGATTGGCGATGTCCTGAGTACTGCCATAATAGTCAGCAAGCGCCATCTGCGACTGCACATCACCACTGTTTGCCAGCCTGGTTAAGGTCGCAAGGTCAGATGACAACGCCAAACTTGGCACACCTAGCGACACAAATGCTGTCAATAGCGCCTTTAATATCAATCGCTTCATCAAACCAGCCCTTTGACCTCATCTTGCCCACGCATCGCCATCGCCATCACCGCCATACGAATGGCAATGCCGTTATTGACCTGCTTTAAAATCACCGACTGCTCGCCATCCGCCACACTGGATGCAATCTCCACCCCACGATTCATCGGACCCGGGTGCATAACTAGGGCGTTTGGCTTGGCAAGCTTAATGCGTGCGTCGGTAATGCCATAAACTTTAAAATACTCAGAAGTCGAAGGCAGTAGTGGCGAGCCGATGCGTTCGTTTTGGATGCGTAGTCCGATGACCACATCCACGCCTGCCAAGCCTTGCTCCATGTCCTCAAACACGCTCACGCCATAACGCTCAATGCCTTTTGGCAGTAAGGTTTTTGGGGCGATGACACGAATGTCTTTCACGCCAAGCGTCATCAACGCCGAAATGTCCGAGCGAGCCACACGGCTGTGCTTGATGTCGCCGATGATGGCTACCGACAGCTCATCAAACGATTTACCAGACTTCATACACAGCTCACGATGAATGGTCAGCATGTCTAGCATGGCTTGGGTTGGGTGAGCGTGCCAGCCATCACCTGCGTTGATGATGGCGACATTGGGCGTCACTTCTGTCGCCATAAAATGCGCCGCACCGCTTGCAGAATGACGCACCACGAACATATCGGCGCTCATCGCCTCCAAATTCCACAGCGTGTCTCGCAAAGTCTCGCCCTTGTTGGTGCTGGATTTGGCGATGTCAAGGTTGAGTACATTTGCCCCAAGGCGTTTTTGTGCCGCCTCAAAAGTCGTACGGGTACGGGTTGAATTTTCAAAAAACAGATTCATCACCGTCTTGCCAGCCAGCTCATCGGTGTTGATGAGTCGCCCGCCATCATCGAAGTATCCCATCGCCTTATCAATGATGTTCTCAAGCTGGGTACGATTGAGCCCTTCCACGCCGATAAAATGACGAATGCCGCCACCTTCGGTAAGCTGGGGGCGAGCCAAAGATTGGTGCAGGCGGGTGCGGATGTCGGTGTCAGTCATGATGATTCCTTATGATGGCTGTGATGCGTGCTGGTCGGTGCAGACCTTTTTAAAGCCTAATTTAATATTAAAAATTTATTTAAATAAAATGAACAAATTTAACAAGCTTGGCAACTTCGCCAAATCATCTTGTCAAATTAAAAACAAATTAAGTCATTCTATCAAAATTCACCACCTTTGGGCAATGCGATTTTGATAAAAATTCTTGATTATCCACAAAAAAGTCATCGGACTTGGCACGACTGTCTGACGGCTTGGCATTATGCGTCTTTTGTGAAATTTGTCTGATTTTATGGTAAAATATCTAAGGCTAAAAACGCACCATTTGGCGCTTTGCAGATTTTATTGTTAAGGATAAGGAAACATCATGACCACGCTTGCTCAGTATTTACAAACACACACCACAGCACAAATCGCCAGTACGATGACCACGCTTGCCACGGCGAGCGTTGCCATCAGCAATCTGCTCTCACAAGGGGCGCTGGCAGGCATTCACGGCGAGGCAGGCGGTCAAAATGTGCAAGGCGAAGCACAAAAAAAGCTCGATGTCATCTCAAACGACCTGTTATTGAACTCGCTAATCCAAAATCCCAACTGTGCTGGCGTGGCATCAGAAGAGCTTGACGACATCAACCCCGCCAATGAAAATGGCACGCTGCTTGTCACCTTTGACCCATTGGACGGCTCGTCCAACATTGACATCAACATGACGGTGGGAACGATTTTTTCTATTCTGCCTTATCACAATCAAGGTCAAAAAGCGACTGAGAGCGACTTTTTGCAAGCAGGCAAGCACCAAGTGGCGGCAGGTTATTTTATTTATGGCACATCCACGATGCTTGCGGTAACTTTTGGGGCAGGCGTTGCGATGTTTAGCTTTGACCCTGTTTCCCAAAACTATGTCCTGATCAACGAAAAGGTAACCATCAGCGAGCAAACAGCAGAATACGCCATCAACTCATCAAATCGCCGTTACTGGCTACCACCGATCCAGCAGTACATTGAAGAGCTGACCCAAGGCGACACTGGCGTGCGAAACAAAGACTATAACACACGCTGGGTGGCGGCGATGATCGCTGATGTGCATCGTATTTTGATTCGTGGTGGTATTTTTATGTACCCTTATGACACCAAAATCGAAGGTAAGGCAGGCAAACTTCGCCTGATGTACGAGGCCAATCCGATGAGCTTCATCATTGAGCAAGCAGGTGGGGCAAGTACCGACGGCGTACAGCGCATCATGGACATTGAGCCAACAGGCATTCATCAGCGCATCCCTGTGGTGCTTGGGGCAAAAGAAGAAGTAGAATATATCAAAGCATTGCACGAGATGGCGGGGATTTTGGCGAATGGGGAAAAGGCTTAATGCCTGCCATTAGAACGCATTAGCAAGATAATTTTCCTAATACTATTATTGATAGAAAACTTGCCGATGCAACCGCCCATTAGTGCTATCAAAAAGCCAAAGCAGGTGATACGCTTTCTGCCTACATTTTGGCAAAAGAATTGGTATCAGAAAATGCCATTGTAAAATTAACCCCATTATTAAAATCCGATGTTGTTTTAACACCTGTTTTGGCAGAAGAATGGGTTGGATTAAATAAAATTCCACTTGCAACCGCTTATGTCTTGTCTGAATATTTTAATTTAATGGTTGAAACAGAAATTCTACAAGCTGAAAAAGTTTCTCGCACCAGTGGAAGTGGCTGGCACAGATTGGCATTTTCGCCAAGTTTTGTTGGTCAAGTACAAAAAGGTCAATCTTATTTTTTGATTGATGATACCCAAACACAAGGTGGAACTTTTGCGTCTCTCAAAGGCTATATTGAAACCAATGGCGGTATTGTCATTGGTTGTTATGCTTTGACAGGCAAACAATATTCTACCCAATTAAAATTATCCCAAGAAACATTACTTACTTTAAGGCAACATTATGAATCCCTTGAACCATTCTGGCAACAAACATTCGGCTATGGATTTGACTGCCTTACAGAATCCGAAGCAAGATTTATCCTTAATAGCCGTAAAGACATTGAGCAAATCCGAACTATTATCCTTGAAACAAGAAATGCAGGACTCACTCAAACAATTACAAATGATGACTGTTCTTAAAAATAGATAGCCTTACTTCCCATTTACCCAGTACAAAATCCCCTATGATTATCACTTCCAAAGACAATCCTCTAATCAAAACCGCCCACGCCTTATTAACTGACCCCAAAAAACGCAAAAAAATGGGACAAACGGTCATCGAAGGCACGCATTTATTGGACGCTTATTTAAAAGCAGGCAAAATGCCAATCACAACCATTGTCAGCGAAAGCGGAATGGCAAATGCTGAAATTCAAAGTTTAATTGCCAAATTAAATAAAAACCCTATTATCATCAGCGATACGCTTTATAAAACTATCCGCACACTGGGGACAAGTTTGCCGCTTATGGCGATGATTGAAATGCCAAATTTGACCTTAAATCACACCATTGAAAATGATTGCTTGATTTTAAATGGCATTCAAGACACGGGCAATTTGGGGACATTATTCAGAACAGCAAGTGCCACAGGCTTTAAAACCGTCATTTGCACCACAGGCACAGCTCACGCCTACAATCCCAAGACTTTGCGGGCAAGTATGGGAGCAAATTTTAGCTTGGATATTTATGAAAATGTCAGTATTGATGAGATTTTTGAATTTATTAAAGTGCCACTGTTTGCCACTACTTCGCACGCCAATGGCCTCATTTATCAAAAAAACCTAACCAAACCACTTGCCCTAATCATGGGTAACGAAGGACAAGGCGTGGATAAAGTATTGCTAGATAAATGTGAGCCTTTGACCCTACCGCAATTTGGCGAAGAAAGCCTAAATGTCGGCGTGGCAGGGAGCGTGTGTTTGTATGAGATTTTACGGCAGAGAAAGTTTGCTTAACTAAATCGCAAAAACCCCATCTTAAAAGACGGGGTTTTTGTTGGATCAGATTGCTAGATTTACAGCTTAGCGGTCAATTCTGGCAAAGCAGTAAAGATGTCCGCTTCTAGGAAATAATCCGCCACCTGAGCGATTGGTGCTTCTGGGTCGTTGTTGATCGCCACGATGGTTTTAGAATCTTTCATGCCCGCCAAGTGCTGAATCGCACCTGAAATGCCAGCAGCGATGTACAGATTTGGCGCCACGATTTTACCTGTCTGACCCACCTGCATGTCGTTTGGCACAAAGCCTGCATCTACTGCTGCACGGCTGGCACCGACCGCTGCGCCCAATTTATCTGCCAATGGCTCGATGTATTTGGCAAAGTTTTCGCCACTTGCCAACGCACGACCGCCAGACACCACGATGCCTGCTGAGGTCAGCTCTGGACGGTCAGACTTGGCAAGCTCTTCTTTGACAAAGCTTGATTTGCCAGCGTCACTGCCTGCCGACACGCTCTCCACAGCCGCACTGCCGCCAGTCGCTGCTGCTGCATCAAAGGCGGTGGTGCGCACGCTTAGGATGACTTTGTCTTCGGCAGTTTGTACGGTCGCCGTGGCGTTGCCTGCGTAGATCGGGCGCTCAAAGGTCTTAGCATCAATCACAGCAGAGATGTCCGACACCATGCTCACATCCAAAAGTGCCGCCACTCGTGGCAAAAAGTTCTTACCAGTGGTGGTGGCAGGGGCGATGATGTGGCTGTATGGCGCAGATACTTCCACCACCAGCGGTGCGATGTTTTCTGCCAACTGATGAGCAAAAGCGGCATCATCAGCCAGCAACACTTTGCTCACGCCTGCGATTTGGGCAGCAGCGTCAGCCACGCCTTGGGCGTTTTGACCTGCCACCAGCACATGCACATCGCCATCGATTTGGGCGGCGGCAGTCACGGCAGACAGAGTCGCTGCTTTCAATTCATTATTGTCGTGTTCGGCATACACTAATACAGTCATGATTTTATCCTTTTTCAATAATTTTTCAGTAATTTTTAGTCTAAAACACTTGTCAATCAGATGACTTTGGCTTCATTTTTTAGTTTGTCAATCAGCTCATCGACGCTTGCCACTTTCACGCCTGCTTTGCGCTCTGCTGGTGCTTTTACTTTCAGCGTGGTCAGCTTAGAAGTCATGTCCACACCAAAGTCGGCAGGCGTCTTGACATCCAGTGGCTTTTTCTTGGCGGCCATGATGTTTGGCAGCTTTGGAAAGCGTGGCTCGTTCAGACGAAGGTCGGTGGTGATGACGGCAGGTAGTGATAGCTCAACAGTTTGCAAGCCGCCATCAATCTCACGAGTTACCTGAACTTTGTCGCCATTAACCACCACTTCAGAGGCAAAAGTGCCTTGCGATGCATTCATCAACGCAGACAACATTTGACCTGTTTGGTTGTTGTCGTCATCGATGGCTTGTTTGCCAAGCAGAATAAGACTTGCGCCCTCAGCTTCTGCCACGCCTTTTAGGATTTTGGCGACTTGTAGCGGATATGGCTTCTCATCAGTCTCAACCAACACACCACGGTCTGCGCCCAAAGCAAGTGCCGAGCGGATTTGCTCTTGGGCTTGGGTTGTGCCAACAGACACAGCGATGATCTCGGTGGCGACGCCTTTTTCTTTTAGGCGCACCGCTTCTTCAATGGCGATTTCACAAAATGGATTGACACTCATTTTGGCGTTCGCCAACTCAACGCCAGACTCGTCAGCCTTGACACGCACCTTGACATTGTGATCGACAACACGCTTGACAGCAACTAATACTTTCATAATGACTCCGTTTTTAGGTTGTTTTTAAAAAGCTTACTTGATGTGAATATATCATATTTATCTGCTTTATGCCAAGCTGATTGTCTAAAATTTAAGAATTTTGGTCAAATATTTATCGTGAATGAGCAGTCATTTTTTATGCTGTCAGACACTGATATTCATCACCGCCCAAATAATCAGCCAACAATAAAGTCCAAGTAAGGCATTCAAAATCACACAAGCACCCATACCCAAGATGCGCCCAAGCACTTTTGATTGAATTGCCTCATAAAAATAATAACAACTAAAAGGTAAGCCAATCATCAAACCAATCGCCATCAACACAACAAAACCGAGCATACTTAGTTTCTCCAATCAATAAAAAAGCACCCGATTGATTTGAGTGCTTTTTTATTGTCATTGAAAAATACTGATTAGATTTTTTCGATTTCTTCGGCTTGTGGACCTTTTTTGCCTTCGCCCAGAATGAACGCTACTTTTTGACCTTCGGCTAGGGTCTTAAAGCCAGAGCCTGTGATGGCACTGTAATGAGCGAACACATCTTGACCGCCATTGTCCTGAGCGATGAAACCAAAACCTTTGGCTTCGTTGAACCATTTTACGGTGCCTTGTACTTTATTTGACATAGCAAATTTTCCTGTATGATTGAAAATATGGCAAAATTACCAAACGAAATATTTATGTTGCCAAAACTGCAAAAAAGTCTCAATGTAAAAAGACGCTTAACTTTCAACCAATACAAAACACTGTTCAAATATTGCTCAAATACGCCCTAAAACCCACTCGTGTGCAAGTTTCAAAGTCGTTTTAACACTCGCCAAAGGCGCCCTGCAAAACCTACTACGGTACATAAATACCAAGCGCCAGTATAGCAGACTTCACAGGCAAAAGGTGAAATATTTTTGGAAAATCGGCATTTATTTGTAACCAAACGCCGAGCCGATGGACAAATGCGGCGAGCACAGCACAAAAACGCACAAAATCGCAAACACCAAAGCAAAAGCACGACCAAAATCCAAATATTTAGGCGGCATCACCAGATCCATCGGATCATCAATGTCGGTGAGTGAAATCAGCTTCGCCCCATAAATCCAGCTCGCCACAAAATACACGCCATAAGAGACGGCGACGCTCATCTGCAAGTTATCAAAATCCAAGAAAAACAATGCCAAGCCAGACACTACCAGCCACGATGAAGTCATCAGGCTGATGATCGCAAAGACGCCCGACTCAGGCAGCTTACCTTGATTGTTGCGTATCCAAGTGGTTTCAATCCACACCAAGACCGCCATCACCAAGCTGGCAAGCACATACATACGCTCCAAATTCAAATCAAAAACACCCAGCATATTTCACAACACTCACTCACAAAAATTTAACAATCACTTTAAACCATGTCTATCATCAGGGCGTATTGTACATGAATTTTTAGGGAAAGTTGGGGTTTATTGTGGCAAATTCACCCAAAAAACCCATCAATCCACCCATCAGGCATGTCCGCCAAAGTATATCGCCACTTAGGATTTTTGTCTTTATCAATCAATAAAGCTCGCACGCCTTCTTTAAAGTCGCCTTGTAGCACGCACTGGGTCGCCACTATTTTTTCAATCTCAAACATCGCACGCACAGATTTTGGCTTGATGTGATGATAAATCCGCCAAGTAATCGCTTTGGTCGTATCCGAGCCTTTGATATAGCTATCAATGGCACTACTGATGAACGCACTGTCGCCTTGATAATTTTTCAGTGCCGAATCCACTTCTTTGAGCGAGCCTTGATTCATGAGCTGATTGATGGTGTGAAAGTCTGCGATGATTTGGCTGGGCCTAACAGGATTTTGATGAAATGCGGATAAAATTTGCGATAATTTGCCATGATGATCGCCCCCTTGCCAGTCAGCACGGACGCACGCATCCAGCACTTTTTCAAAATCATCATGTGCCAAAAACGCATCGCCCAGCCCCAAATACAAAGCATCCACCCCATCAAAGCGACCGCCTGTCAGCCCCAAAAACAGCCCCACCTTACCCATCATGCGATTTAAAAACCACGAACCGCCTGCATCAGGAAACAGCCCAATAGATACCTCAGGCATCGCCATCAGCGTCTCATTCGTGACGACCTTATGACTGCACGCCGACAAAAGTCCCAAACCGCCACCCATGACGACCCCATGCCCCCACGCCAACAAGGGCTTGGGATAATCGTACATCTCTGCCATCAGCCCATATTCTTGCTCAAAAAATGCACGAACATCATCCACCCCAGTCGCTTGGGTAAGCGACTTGATGTCGCCGCCAGCACAAAACGCTCGCTCGCCTGCCCCATGAATGACAACGGCGGCGACTTTCTCCTCATCTCGCCATGTCAGCAATCTCTCCCTCATCGCCCGCACCATGTCTAGATTTTGGGCATTTAGGGCTTTTGGGTTGTTCAATGTCATCACACCAATGACATGATCGTCCTTAGTCTTAATGGTATTAGTAATGATTAAATCTGTCATACCCCCTCCTTTAAAAACTCCATTAACATCATCCGCTCATTCCTAGCATCTGCGCAAAAGCCATGCCCATCAAAAGTGCCTTTGCTGACAAACACAAAATACTCACATCAAGCATAGCAAAATATCTGCATACAGGCAAGCAACAAAAATCAACAAGCAAAATCCAATCATTGGCAATTTTAACTTTGTATTTTGCCTAATTTTACCTATAATAAAGTCATCCAATAGAAAGTCATCAAGCCAATAAGGAACACGCCATGTATTTTTTATTATCTCCTGCCAAAAACCTAGACGAAAAAACGCCCGTACCGCTTGCCTTGGGCGAGCATTACAGCCAGCCTGCCCTCATCAATGAAGCCATTGACCTAATGGCAACCTTAAAAACCAAAGATGTGCTAGACCTGCAAGAACTCATGCACATCTCCGCCAAAATCGCTGAGCTGAATGTCGCACGCAATCAGGCTTGGAGTTATCCGTTTGATGGCACTGCCAAGCCTGCCGCTTATTTGTTTGATGGCGATGTCTATACTGGACTGGACGCTTATTCTTTAAACTCCGAACAAATGATGTATTTAAACAAGCATTTGGGCATTTTATCAGGGCTGTATGGCCTGTTAAAACCACTGGATTTAATGCTGCCTTATCGCCTTGAAATGGGGACAAAATTCAAAACACCCCATGCGGACAATTTGTACGAATACTGGGGCGATACCATCACCAATCTCATCAACGAACGCATCGCTCAAAGCGGCTCGGATGTCCTCATCAACCTAGCGTCTGGCGAATATTATGGTGCGGTCAAGCCCAATAAAATAGACGCCAGCATCATCACACCAAAATTCCTTGATCAAAAAAACGGACAATATAAAATCATCAGTTTTTATGCCAAAAAAGCTCGTGGCCTGATGGTCAATTTCGCTGCCAAAAACGCCATCACAGACGCAGCGACATTGAAGGATTTTGACACCGATGGCTATTATTATGACGAATCATCAAGTAGCGACACAGAGTGGGTATTCAAGCGAGATGAGATGCGATGATTGCCTATAAAACATGGCGCATACAGCTTACTGACTGCCCTTAAAATCATTCAAACGCAAGCCAAATCAACATAAGGCGGTAGGGGCGAATTGCCATTCGCCCTTGCAAATTAAGTTTAAGTTTGGTTAGTGGGTGGCTTGACATGGTAAAAATGCTTTTTTTGCGATAAAATAAGCATTCTGACAATCACCATACCAAGCATATGCTCACCTGCCCCATCTGCCACACTGCCCTAAATCTACAAGGCAAAACCTATACTTGCCAAAACCGCCACAGCTATGATGTCGCCAAAGACGGCTATGTCAATCTGCACATCGTCCAGCACAAAAACAGCCACACCGCAGGCGATACGCCAGAGTCAGTGCAGGCTCGCAGGCGATTTTTAGCCAGCGGGTTTTATCAGCCACTGCGTGATAAAATATCTAGCATTATCAATGAGTTATCGCCAAATACTGTCCTAGACATCGGCTGCGGTGAAGGCTATTATACCAGTAGCCTTGCCCAAAATGACCGCCAAGTCATTGGGCTGGACATCGCAAAAGCCGCCATCATCGCCGCTGCCAAAGCCCACAAAACGAGCCCAAACGGCAACATCTCATGGGTGGTCGGCACAGGGGCGGTACTGCCTGTGGCGGACGGTAGTGTGGATATTTGCACAAGTTTTTTTAGCCCCTTGCCAAAGGCTCAAATGCTAAAAGTTCTGCGGACAGATGGACTATTGCTCGTGGCGACACCAGCGGCAAACCATCTCTACACGATGAGAGAGCGGCTGTTTGACACGGTCAATTTACACAACCCTGCCAAGTTTGTCGCAGAATTATCGCCAGAATTTACGCTGATGGATGAGTGGCAAATTGACGCACCGATGGTATTAGACCGCCAAAATTTGTCCGATTTGATTGACATGACACCTTATACTTATAAGGCAAAACTTGAACGCAAAACTGCCCTAAAAGCGTGCGAGCGGTTTGAAACGGCGGCAAGTTTTTGTGTGTATCTGTTTAAAAAATCATCGCAATCATCGTAAATTGCACGCACCATAATCCACCAACACGCCAAACTTAAAATCATGCAGTTTGGCAGTTGGTAGGCAATTATGATTTACAGTCATTGAGCGGTTTTTTGGAAGGATGCTAAGTCGTAGCCGGACTGCTTGGCGATGCGTAAATACCGCTCATAAGTAGCGTCGTCAAGGGATTTGTCACGAGACAAAATCCAAAGATACTTGCGGTTGGGTGTGCCAACCAACGCAGATTGATAGCGGTCATTCTCGCCATCAAGTGCCAGCACCCAGTAGTCCGCCTGACCAAAGGGAAGTTTTTTAAGAATGGATGGCAAAAACGACACTTTAAGCTTAGCATTAGTATCATCAATGGCATAAGCCTCGCCCTTGGCGGTGCTTAGCTTGCCTGAGCGGGTCAGGCATTCGTTATGCACGCTGATTTTGCCGTTGTTTTTTAAGGCGTAAGTCGCCTTGACATCAGAGACGCACTTGTTTTGAAAGGGCATGGGCAGCCTGCCAATCTCATACCATTCACCCAGATAAGCATCCAGCACCACCTCAGGTACGGTGGCAGGCTTAGCATGTGCTGATACTACGCTCAGCATGGCGCAAAGAATGGCTGATACTGCAAGAAATTTTTTCATCATATTAACCTCAAATCCAGATTCATACCAAGAACAATCTTATTCAGACACCCACGCACCATTTCGCCACACAAGTGCAAATTTGGTTGCTTTGCCGTCTTTTTCAGAGCCGATATATTGCTCGTTATTTTTACGAGACCAACGCAAAATGGTTGGATTACCATTATCATCAACATCGGGAGCGGCGAACAGATATTGAAATTTTTCGTCCAGCTGTTCTTGGATGCTGCGTAATTCAGCAAGTTTTGGCGGACGAGTTTCACGCACTTTGGGGAATTTGCTTGCCGCTAGGAACAAGCCTGCCGCCCCTTCACGCAGCACATAATGATCGTCAAACTTCGCCGAACGCAACTGCGGCATACTGATTGCTGTCATTCGTGGCGGTGCTGCTTGTCCGTTTTTGAGCACCTTGCGGGTGTTATCGCAGCTACGGCAAGCAAAATACGCCCCAAATCGCCCTGTTTTTAGCGCCATTTGTCCATCGCATTTGTCGCAGTCAATGGTCGGTGCGTCATTGTCCACGCCGCCTACCACTTCAAAAACGCCCTTTTCAAGCGTATAACCATCGCAGTCAGGGTTGTTGCCACAGATGTGGAGTTTTAGACCACCATCAACGATGTAGCTGTCCATCGCTGCGTTACATTTTGGACAGC
It encodes the following:
- a CDS encoding lipocalin family protein, producing the protein MMKKFLAVSAILCAMLSVVSAHAKPATVPEVVLDAYLGEWYEIGRLPMPFQNKCVSDVKATYALKNNGKISVHNECLTRSGKLSTAKGEAYAIDDTNAKLKVSFLPSILKKLPFGQADYWVLALDGENDRYQSALVGTPNRKYLWILSRDKSLDDATYERYLRIAKQSGYDLASFQKTAQ